The following proteins are encoded in a genomic region of Streptomyces sp. NBC_01723:
- a CDS encoding MerR family transcriptional regulator, which produces MRIGELSARTGASRRSLRYYEEQGLLVSSRSPTGQRHYEDEHVQRVRLIQAFLAAGVPSGTIAEMAPCMSEPTEDRARQALEIMGRERARLSEAIDGLAAARAALDDLIEDNHTYLTRSSGG; this is translated from the coding sequence ATGCGGATCGGTGAACTGTCCGCCCGGACGGGAGCCAGCCGCCGGTCGCTGCGCTACTACGAGGAGCAGGGCCTGCTCGTCAGCTCCCGCTCACCCACCGGACAGCGCCACTACGAGGACGAGCACGTGCAGCGGGTGCGCCTCATACAGGCGTTCCTGGCAGCGGGCGTGCCCAGCGGCACCATCGCCGAGATGGCGCCCTGCATGTCCGAGCCGACCGAGGACAGGGCGCGGCAGGCACTGGAGATCATGGGCCGCGAGCGGGCCCGGCTGTCCGAGGCCATCGACGGCCTCGCTGCCGCCAGGGCCGCGCTGGACGACCTCATCGAGGACAACCACACCTACCTGACACGGTCTTCAGGCGGCTGA
- a CDS encoding thioredoxin domain-containing protein gives MNRLADSQSPYLLQHADNPVDWWPWGEEAMAEARRRDVPVLLSVGYSACHWCHVMAHESFEDEATAAYLNSHFVSVKVDREERPDVDAVYMEAVQAATGQGGWPMTVFLTPDAEPFYFGTYFPPEPRHGMPSFRQVLQGVHQAWAERRDEVTEVAGKIVRDLAGRDISYGDAQAPGEEQLGQALLGLTREYDEQRGGFGGAPKFPPSMAVEFLLRHHARTGAEGALQMARDTCERMARGGIYDQLGGGFARYSVDREWVVPHFEKMLYDNALLCRVYAHLWRATGSDLARRVALETADFMVRELRTAEGGFASALDADSDDGTGRHVEGAYYVWTPAQLTEVLGAEDAELAAQYFGVTEEGTFEHGASVLQLPQQEGVFDAARIASVRERLLAARDGRAAPGRDDKVVAAWNGLAIAALAETGAYFERPDLVEAAVAAADLLVRLHLDEQVRLTRTSKDGRAGANAGVLEDYADVAEGFLALASVTGEGVWLDFAGFLLDHVLTRFTDATGSLYDTASDAEHLIRRPQDPTDNATPSGWSAAANALLSYAAHTGSEPHRTAAEHALGVVKALGPRVPRFVGWGLAAAEALLDGPREVAVVGPDAADTAARGLHRTALLGTAPGAVVAFGAEGSDEFPLLADRPLVGGAAAAYVCRNFTCDAPTTDPERLRAALNG, from the coding sequence CCAGTCGCCCTATCTGCTCCAGCACGCCGACAACCCGGTGGACTGGTGGCCATGGGGAGAGGAGGCGATGGCGGAGGCGAGACGGCGGGACGTGCCGGTGCTGCTGAGCGTCGGCTACTCCGCGTGCCACTGGTGCCACGTGATGGCGCACGAGTCCTTCGAGGACGAGGCCACCGCCGCGTACCTCAACTCGCACTTCGTGAGCGTCAAGGTCGACCGCGAGGAGCGGCCCGACGTGGACGCCGTCTACATGGAGGCCGTGCAGGCGGCGACCGGGCAGGGCGGCTGGCCCATGACCGTCTTCCTCACGCCGGACGCCGAGCCCTTCTACTTCGGCACCTACTTCCCGCCCGAGCCCCGGCACGGGATGCCGTCCTTCCGCCAGGTGCTCCAGGGTGTCCACCAGGCCTGGGCGGAGCGGCGCGACGAGGTCACCGAGGTCGCCGGGAAGATCGTGCGGGACCTCGCCGGGCGGGACATCTCCTACGGCGACGCGCAGGCGCCCGGCGAGGAGCAGCTCGGGCAGGCGCTGCTCGGGCTGACCCGGGAGTACGACGAGCAGCGCGGCGGCTTCGGCGGGGCGCCGAAGTTCCCGCCGTCCATGGCCGTCGAGTTCCTGCTGCGCCACCACGCCCGCACCGGCGCCGAGGGCGCGTTGCAGATGGCGCGGGACACCTGCGAGCGGATGGCCCGCGGCGGCATCTACGACCAGCTGGGCGGCGGCTTCGCCCGCTACTCCGTGGACCGCGAGTGGGTCGTGCCGCACTTCGAGAAGATGCTCTACGACAACGCGCTGCTGTGCCGCGTGTACGCCCACCTCTGGCGCGCCACCGGCTCGGACCTCGCCCGCCGGGTCGCCCTGGAGACCGCCGACTTCATGGTGCGGGAACTGCGCACCGCGGAGGGCGGGTTCGCCTCCGCGCTGGACGCCGACAGCGACGACGGCACGGGCCGGCACGTCGAGGGCGCGTACTACGTGTGGACGCCCGCGCAGCTCACCGAGGTGCTCGGTGCCGAGGACGCCGAACTCGCCGCCCAGTACTTCGGCGTGACCGAGGAGGGCACCTTCGAGCACGGCGCGTCCGTGCTGCAACTGCCGCAGCAGGAGGGCGTCTTCGACGCCGCGCGGATCGCCTCGGTGCGGGAGCGGCTGCTGGCCGCGCGGGACGGCCGGGCCGCCCCCGGCCGGGACGACAAGGTGGTCGCCGCCTGGAACGGCCTCGCGATCGCCGCGCTCGCCGAGACCGGCGCCTACTTCGAGCGCCCCGACCTGGTGGAGGCCGCCGTGGCCGCCGCCGACCTGCTGGTCCGGCTGCACCTCGACGAGCAGGTCAGGCTCACCCGCACCAGCAAGGACGGCCGGGCCGGTGCCAACGCCGGGGTGCTGGAGGACTACGCCGACGTGGCGGAGGGCTTCCTCGCGCTGGCCTCGGTCACCGGTGAGGGCGTCTGGCTGGACTTCGCCGGGTTCCTGCTCGACCACGTCCTCACCCGCTTCACGGACGCCACGGGCTCCCTGTACGACACCGCCTCCGACGCGGAGCACCTGATCCGCCGCCCGCAGGACCCCACCGACAACGCGACGCCGTCGGGCTGGAGCGCCGCCGCGAACGCCCTGCTCTCCTACGCCGCCCACACCGGTTCCGAGCCGCACCGCACCGCCGCCGAGCACGCCCTCGGCGTGGTGAAGGCGCTCGGCCCGCGGGTCCCGCGCTTCGTCGGCTGGGGCCTGGCCGCCGCCGAGGCGCTGCTCGACGGGCCGCGCGAGGTCGCCGTCGTCGGACCGGACGCCGCCGACACCGCCGCGCGCGGACTGCACCGGACGGCGCTGCTGGGGACGGCGCCGGGAGCGGTCGTGGCCTTCGGCGCGGAGGGGAGCGACGAGTTCCCGCTGCTGGCCGATCGGCCGCTGGTCGGCGGGGCGGCGGCCGCGTACGTCTGCCGGAACTTCACCTGTGACGCGCCGACGACCGATCCGGAGCGGCTGCGGGCCGCGCTGAACGGCTGA
- a CDS encoding EthD domain-containing protein, with protein sequence MLKLIFMINRVQGMSYERFVEHHRNRHAPLFTSIPEAERYVRKYTVSHPVPAGNYPPRAYDGLTEIWFENWEDHDAFFASENYRTLVNPDEARFIDRESVAVMVTEEKKVI encoded by the coding sequence ATGCTGAAGCTCATCTTCATGATCAACCGCGTCCAGGGAATGTCGTACGAGCGTTTCGTCGAACACCACCGGAACCGGCACGCGCCGCTGTTCACCTCCATCCCGGAGGCGGAGCGCTACGTGCGCAAGTACACCGTGTCCCACCCGGTCCCCGCCGGGAACTATCCGCCCCGGGCCTACGACGGCCTGACCGAGATCTGGTTCGAGAACTGGGAGGATCACGACGCCTTCTTCGCCTCCGAGAACTACCGGACGCTGGTCAACCCCGACGAAGCACGCTTCATCGACAGGGAGTCGGTGGCCGTGATGGTCACCGAGGAGAAGAAGGTCATTTGA
- a CDS encoding Mut7-C RNAse domain-containing protein, whose amino-acid sequence MNGSEIHVEFPPELHLFVPRARPTGVARATADGVSTLGHVVESLGVPLTEVGALLVDGREVPPGHVPAGGESVRVRAVAHPQEVPGAPLRFLLDVHLGTLARRLRLLGVDTAYQSADLGDPALASLSAAERRVMLSRDRGLLRRRELWAGAYVYSTRPEEQLREVLARFRPELRPWTRCTACNGPLAPATKAEVADQLKGGTERSYDVFARCGDCGRAYWKGAHHDQLEAIVARALTEAGRGGA is encoded by the coding sequence GTGAACGGTTCCGAGATCCACGTCGAGTTCCCTCCCGAACTGCACCTGTTCGTACCGCGCGCCCGCCCCACCGGGGTCGCCCGCGCCACCGCCGACGGGGTCTCCACCCTCGGGCACGTCGTCGAGTCCCTCGGCGTCCCCCTGACCGAGGTCGGCGCCCTCCTCGTCGACGGCCGCGAGGTCCCGCCCGGACACGTCCCGGCGGGCGGCGAGTCGGTGCGCGTACGGGCCGTCGCGCACCCCCAGGAGGTACCCGGCGCTCCCCTGCGCTTCCTGCTCGACGTCCACCTCGGCACGCTCGCCCGCCGGCTGCGGCTGCTCGGCGTGGACACGGCGTACCAGTCGGCGGACCTCGGCGACCCGGCCCTCGCCTCGCTTTCGGCCGCCGAGCGGCGGGTCATGCTCAGCCGCGACCGGGGCCTGCTGCGCCGCCGCGAGCTGTGGGCCGGCGCCTACGTCTACAGCACCCGCCCCGAGGAACAGCTCCGTGAGGTCCTGGCCCGGTTCCGGCCCGAGCTGCGCCCGTGGACCCGGTGCACCGCGTGCAACGGCCCCTTGGCGCCGGCCACCAAGGCCGAGGTGGCCGACCAGCTCAAGGGCGGCACCGAGCGGTCGTACGACGTGTTCGCCCGGTGCGGCGACTGCGGCCGCGCGTACTGGAAGGGCGCCCACCACGACCAGCTGGAGGCGATCGTGGCACGGGCCCTCACGGAGGCCGGGCGGGGCGGGGCCTAG
- the trhA gene encoding PAQR family membrane homeostasis protein TrhA, whose product MTASVPDEPRDTPADGRGPVAISLPHPVKPKLRGWLHLAMFPAVLIAGIVLTALAETTQARVACGIYVLTACLLFGVSALYHRGDWSPRMDGVLRRLDHANIFLIIAGTYTPLTMLLLPGTKGEWLLWGIWAAAAAGILFRVFWVGAPRWLYTPCYLAMGWAAVFYLPEFMRAGGIAVLVLVITGGLLYSAGGVIYGLKRPNPSPRWFGFHEVFHSFTLAAFIAHYVGISLVAY is encoded by the coding sequence GACGGCCGCGGCCCTGTGGCGATCTCCCTGCCACATCCGGTCAAGCCGAAGCTGCGCGGCTGGCTGCACCTGGCCATGTTCCCGGCCGTGCTGATCGCGGGCATCGTGCTCACCGCCCTCGCCGAGACGACCCAGGCCCGCGTCGCCTGCGGGATCTACGTCCTGACGGCCTGTCTGCTCTTCGGCGTCAGCGCGCTCTACCACCGGGGCGACTGGAGCCCGCGCATGGACGGCGTACTGCGCCGCCTGGACCACGCCAACATCTTCCTGATCATCGCGGGCACGTACACCCCGCTCACGATGCTGCTGCTGCCCGGCACCAAGGGCGAGTGGCTGCTCTGGGGCATCTGGGCCGCCGCGGCCGCGGGCATCCTCTTCCGCGTCTTCTGGGTCGGCGCCCCGCGCTGGCTCTACACCCCCTGCTACCTCGCCATGGGCTGGGCGGCCGTCTTCTACCTGCCCGAGTTCATGCGGGCCGGCGGCATCGCCGTCCTCGTCCTGGTGATCACGGGCGGCCTGCTCTACAGCGCCGGCGGCGTGATCTACGGCCTCAAACGCCCCAACCCGTCCCCCCGCTGGTTCGGCTTCCACGAGGTCTTCCACTCCTTCACCCTGGCCGCGTTCATCGCCCACTACGTGGGGATCTCGCTGGTCGCCTACTAG
- a CDS encoding glycosyltransferase family 2 protein has translation MSHESTVPGALGRPAVRPSEPPAVPPEPAAVTIVVPTFNESGNIRQLLRRTAESVPARLPCEVVFVDDSTDDTPDVIRAAAPDCPFPVTVLHRDEPVGGLGGAVVEGMRAAGADWIVVMDGDCQHPPSLVPELVATGERTKAGLVVASRYTQGGSRAGLAGGYRVAVSRAATWLTKALFPRRLRGISDPMSGFFAIRRAEVTADALKPLGYKILLELAVRDRPGTVAEVPFVFEERFAGESKSTAREGLRFLRHLVGLRTAAPLARMIVFGLIGLSGFVPNLAALWALTSAGLHYLPAEIVANQFGVAWNFLLLERLLFHDRRRHRHWADRTLRFALIANADLVLRIPLIALMVGRFGLAVLPATALALVVTFVLRFAGTEALVYLPRGRRGDRRPR, from the coding sequence ATGAGCCACGAGTCCACCGTTCCCGGCGCGTTGGGCCGTCCGGCCGTACGTCCCTCGGAGCCGCCCGCGGTGCCGCCCGAGCCGGCCGCCGTCACCATCGTCGTACCGACCTTCAACGAGTCGGGGAACATACGGCAGCTGCTGCGGCGGACGGCCGAGTCGGTGCCGGCCCGGCTGCCCTGCGAGGTCGTCTTCGTGGACGACTCCACCGACGACACCCCGGACGTGATCCGCGCGGCGGCGCCCGACTGCCCCTTCCCGGTCACCGTGCTGCACCGGGACGAGCCGGTCGGCGGGCTGGGCGGCGCCGTCGTCGAGGGCATGCGGGCGGCCGGGGCGGACTGGATCGTCGTCATGGACGGCGACTGCCAGCACCCGCCCTCGCTCGTGCCGGAACTGGTGGCCACCGGCGAGCGGACGAAGGCCGGGCTCGTCGTCGCCTCCCGCTACACGCAGGGCGGCAGCCGCGCGGGCCTGGCCGGCGGCTACCGGGTGGCGGTCTCGCGGGCGGCGACCTGGCTGACCAAGGCGCTCTTCCCGCGCCGGCTGCGCGGTATCAGCGACCCGATGAGCGGCTTCTTCGCGATCCGCCGCGCCGAGGTCACCGCCGACGCGCTCAAGCCGCTCGGCTACAAGATCCTGCTGGAACTGGCCGTCCGCGACCGCCCCGGTACGGTCGCCGAGGTGCCGTTCGTCTTCGAGGAGCGGTTCGCCGGGGAGTCCAAGTCCACCGCGCGGGAGGGGCTGCGCTTCCTGCGCCATCTGGTCGGGCTGCGCACCGCCGCGCCGCTGGCCCGCATGATCGTGTTCGGCCTGATCGGGCTGAGCGGCTTCGTGCCGAACCTGGCCGCCCTGTGGGCGCTGACGTCGGCCGGGCTGCACTACCTGCCGGCCGAGATCGTCGCCAACCAGTTCGGCGTGGCCTGGAACTTCCTGCTGCTGGAGCGGCTGCTCTTCCACGACCGGCGACGGCACCGGCACTGGGCCGACCGCACCCTGCGCTTCGCCCTGATCGCCAACGCCGACCTGGTGCTGCGCATCCCGCTGATCGCCCTGATGGTCGGCCGGTTCGGCCTCGCCGTACTGCCGGCCACCGCCCTGGCCCTGGTCGTCACCTTCGTCCTGCGTTTCGCCGGCACGGAGGCGCTCGTCTACCTCCCGCGAGGGCGCCGCGGCGACCGGCGCCCTCGTTAG